The nucleotide sequence cacaacatccagtACGAcaaactagaaacatgagctaagcataggcaaattttactttgatctttaactcattgtttcgactcttgtcttgatccaattgagcCTTGAACATTAtcaacaagttttttcacatataaatacacaataaaaaccttagtaactcattaaaacacattagaacccaacacaatagactagacaagcacttagctcaagctagtattctagttttctcggttgaactctaaataatcaatttgaataaaaaattgtgtgagaacaccattaaacattgtaaacacatacatggacactaaaattcatatttatttcattaccATACATttagcacatgaatcatcctcaaaacatagctaaataggctagaatacataaatacacccaacatcaccatgtaacgccccgaaatcgggtcccaagacgtcacatggtgcttagggtcacaagtgaccccaagctaacccttctactggcataactcataaacaaccgaataaaaatacaaatccataaaaattagcagaaattaactcttttctgaatctgatcaatacaaaaatggaattttacaggattacaattctTCCTTTACAACTAAAACTGAaatgaaatacatcaacttctactgactatctatgaagcctctactagtactgactgtaggtagccgggtcatgactcccgactaccccaactcaatacgactgaataaagaaaatacaacactataaactctgcataactaacccaagcccttgaatcaaaaggactcatcacctgctgactaaaTACCACAAACTGACAGAATCTGAAGGTGTAaatataccttgtacctacattcaaagaaaatgtagcccacatacgaatatgtggttCAGTACCATGAAAAagtaccgagtatatgggggtgcaatgcatatataaaataatatcttaatatcatcacagttcataaaattatgcatgctgatatagatgattcacttagcttgaattaaaatcatcataatcataagagagtaaaatatatcaggtgaaacatgtgagtcatcataataaatttcaattcacttccatctcaattccaaatcattaaagcaatcaaatctcataacaattctctttggaatatatgttcattaaattttttgaaaacaataactttctcaaactcagtatttcaaacaaatatgttttcatcttagatagaagaataagacttttcatattagaaaggagaatacacacacacacattgggagtctctcataaccgacataaaccatgtgaaccacatgaagtccaacgtacaacccacgttagggagagccgtcctatccttgccatcagagtaggactataagtatcaaatccaaaaactagtgataaatatatataatcagcCTTAATTCCagatcctatgggggcacgtagttctagggaagtaccaacatagctatacctcccactcggtgctaaagactactcccgaacttagctcgatcttttcaaagaaaatccaccacaaaataattTAGCAATTCACAgagggagccatcatgctaccccttttcataataaatcaaaatgtggatttctttttcaagaccaaaaggtcaaatcattcaaatctcaaggtgtgcataacacattactttcacaaaaatcataattctcaaatagggttcaaaatccatatatcaatacttgagcaaaatattttaagattcacactttatgtagcaaacatgtataattcatatgaaaatctggagattcaacttcaaacatgatattaacatcaaaactcaaggagtttatcttcaagacatcataaaaatataatagtcttttgaacaagaacgtaggataatagtttctatctcaaattcatatcaaagcatgtaaaatcatatatttttgtaaaataatacaaaatttgggcacaagaacgaaagaatgttcttgttgaaaaccccacataccttaaacttgaatctttgaatgaactcttgaccttgggactctattcgtgaaaataatgagtgtttctagTAGCCCTCAgaatggggattctgaatctcgaagaattattgaaaactcatggttgaatcttgagatatttgaatttttaggttgaaaccttaatgaatgttcttggtgattttgagagaaagtaaacttattttggtgttatgggattttaatcccgtgttatagccATATATAGGgatgtttttggcacttggaagtgaggtatacGGCGcatgcttatcgcacacatttaagtatgcaccgcattgcttatcgtacatttaagtatgcgccgtaTTGCTTATCgtacacctattccagtagccatgtgcggtTGGTTAGGCGACggactctactttgcaaagccataactccttgctcgagtgtcggattttgatgaaattggtatcgttggaaagctaatttaattatctacaatttgataggtcttgggataaaaaattcaatgtatattaagagatattcacgtttgaagttgacccttgtagaatcaaatgtcaaactttggatgaatcaattggtcttagctcaactttgttctaggtcattgctataaacattttccacctctaaactactccatagactaggataatgatcatgaaacttgtattcatgtgagaatcacttggattagagcttagatgcgcaggaacgacggttagaattctagcacgaaaatacggggtattatattatctcccccttgggaacattcgtcctcgaatgtggataattaacctgaaacacagaggaatattagtcttcaagctatcatgtgtaactgatagaactgaataactggatctcaagaataatgagctactgaactggtttgcaagtgcatgaatcctcaagaaaaataactatatggctaagatagaaatgagagtgtcaacttatgaataaccattactttgcactggatctgatcacatgagaaaggatgagaggtttatgacatgaaaactcagggtattacaacatccccctcttgggatcgttcgtccccgaataataataatttgatgaaaatactaggaagatactgtgatactacacaggatacttatgaactgaatcatgacttaatatctgaaattgaaactgattcatgaactgagctgaattcatagtttaattggacacaaacacattgcctcttggaatgtacatacgtataagactgcggatagtaagactagctggaaaattaagaatctataggagcttatctccttgcttgctaaactagactGCAGGccatatggactggatcatactgactacccatactcaaatggagtatttcttcagcacttttctacgaaattctattgacattagggagcaaagaattttggacatgctctgaacaagacatttgactaaggaattacaacattgatataactctatagcatggaatataattatataactcataaactaggataggattgctaggctgTAGGCAACGCaatttcttactttcaagcttagcatcacttctcaaatgctctctcaactatactattccacttaaataccatactcattttattcaacttataattctcatattggcactgcgaaatctctctactaaggtctaaactaaactaagttctctcactatgatcaagcctaacactaaatcacaagatacaacatgccaaaccacaatactagtctaaaccataaggttcaatattctatatcttcttagagatcacttcctaagcataacatgccttaccacttcaatgactaatttaaaactcttgatatggattcactagtgcatattgcatacatcatcttacacccaacataacattcaagcctatcattaaaaccacatataactttaaggcaaatacccctaaaggcatactccacatattctcgagattaagccataattttatcattttaagatctacaaataaatgctaaactcacaagaataaactaattttgaacttaccgacttcattcttgaacaacccatccatatgccatccttaattcctagctttaataatcatcatcaaagacttacactctcatttgcaaccatatctacatctctaatcacataatcatagcctatcaagatcacacttctatacttatatttttcccaaaccatgagaataaaatcatactaaaaagactcaacatcttcaatcataaccctttaacttagctatcaagaacaacataaattatctaactagcctttctccacttagcaactcaacgATACTACTAACCAtataatatgcaataatcctcaaaaataatccagccccatagcaccttgggtacacctctataccatacttaattacgaatacatgatcttatactcttgcatacactgttcaggcctactagatcacctccatataactagcatcaacaaccgaaccatcaactattcaaacttaatgtctagagcaaaacatgatttacaacctaaTCTCACacataattttcacttcaaaactatagaacatagcattaagaaaaactagtacataatgacaatcgatcataataatatggcctatcttattcataatctgttaacacatcctccttcttcacatcattactatttacccatcttcacacctaatttactttcatagctctataaatttcaactaaacttcttcttgcaatctcaggaaagcctaaattagcaatactcaaccaccaagtacttctatcaaaacctatactttcttGGCACAACAAATActatcaataactcttttcatacttcaagcaaacaacaatccaccttaactaataatctccttctctaacttcactaaactaacaaacaagggtatattacttcattactaattcaatcataagcaaaaattcagctatacgtATTCAATgatcgcccttaccaccattgtttccactacacttctaaacccacaagttcaactaacacaagactttcaactaaacgttactacttctgtcactacacagaaacccacactttcaactaacaccagaacaacaagataaagaacaagttgctagtgaatcgaaataggcctcacacgacttcactagactttggttttgtgttttgattaagaaaattatatgaataacaaagcaactatgctagtgaatcgaaataggcctcacatagcttcactagacttttatttttcacaaatataatgataacaagattacataatacaagagatagaaacttgacacacaacattcaacgatctaagaatataccttactctatcttaattaaataactcataagaacgagggcataacttaaatttgaaggacttataacacactagaaggctcctctcaagccactttataaaacttctgaaacttctgccagtaaatataagagcattatctgggaaAGAAATTGGAACTTGCtgaacatgttacctcaagaacagtacatagatagagaagtatagattatcattatcgattctgaggagaaatttgaaagcatatctaactcgggcttagtgcatgatttctacaggcctgataaagcacttcagcttttggaactcaaaagcactgatgggatattTTTCAAGCTCGCTTACAAGAACATAACAATCTGTAGAGATTTAACCTTCactgtttctgataccttgaaaataaggtagagatgacctgactagagtaagatgagaatctgtataagtttcttggagaacttttctatagcacgatttaagacttaaaagaatggagacattttctaaatgccctgtagcctctcaaagaaaagtacagatgtctccgtaccattttgcaagactctactagacacggcttcatagacaccctaggacacttgaactttatgctctgataccaagtttgtaacgcacCAAAAtcgggtctcgagatgtcacacggtgcttcgggtcacaagtgaccccaagctaacccttctactggcataactcataagcaaccgaataaaaatacaaatccaaacaaattagaataaattaactcttttctaaatctgatcgatacaaaaatagaattttacaggattacaattctgcctttacaaccaaaactaaaacaaaatacatcaacttctactgactgtctataaagcctctactagtactgactgtaggtagctgggtcatgactcccgactaccccaactcaatacgattgaataaagaaaatgtaacactataaactctgcataactaacccaagcccttgaatcaaaaggactcatcacctgatGACTAGATACCATGAATTGACTGGATTTGAAGGtgcaactataccttgtacctacattccgagaaaatatagcccatctacgaatatgtgggttagtaccatgaaaaagtaccgagcatatgggggtgcaatgcatatataaaatagtatcttaatatcatcacagtttataaaattattcatgctgatatagatgactcacttagctcgaattaaaatcatcataatcataagagagtaaaatatatgaggtgaaacatgtgagtcatcataataaatctcaattcacttccatctcgatttcaaatcatcaaagccatcaaatctcataaaaattctctttggaatatatgttcattaaattttttgaaaacaatgactttctcaaactcagtcattcaatcaaatatgttttcatctcagatagaagaataagacttttcatattagaaaggagaatacacacacacacattgggagtctctcataaccgacataaaccatgtgagccatatggagtccaacgtacaacccacattggggagatccatcctatcctttccatcgaagtgggactataagtatcaaatctaaaaactagtgatcactatatataatcagcctTAATTTCcgctcctacgggggcacgtagttctagggaagtaccgaCATAgctatacctctcactcggtgctaaagactactcccgaacttagctcagatcttttcaaagaaaatccaccacaaaataattcagcaattcacaacgggagccatcatgctacccctttttaataataaatcaaaatgtggatttcttttctcattcgagttcaaaaataactctttcaagaccaaaaagtcaaatcattcaaatctcatggtgtgcataacacattactttcacaaaaatcataattctcaaatagggttcaaaatccatatatcaatacttgagcaaaatatttcaaaattcacactttatgtagcaaacatgtataattcatatgaaaatttggagattcaacttcaaacatgatattaacatcaaaacttaaggaatttatcttcaagaaatcataaaaatctaatagtcttttgaacaagaacgtaggataatagtttctatctcaaattcatatcaaagcatgtaaaattatatatttttgtaaaataatacaaattttgggcacaagaatgaaaggatgttcttgttgaaaaccccacatacgttaaacttgaagctttgaatgaactcttgaccttgggactctattcgtgaaactaatgagtgtttcttgtagccctcggaatggagATTCCGAatctcaaaaaattattgaaaactcatggttgaatcttgagatatttgaatttttaagttgAAACCCTAAtaaatgttcttggtgattttgagagtaagtaaacttattttggtgttatgggagtttaatcccatgttatagacatatgtaggggtgtttttggcatttgaaagtgaggtatgcggcgtaTTACTTCttgcacacatttaagtatgtgtCGCATTTCTTATcgcacatttaagtatgcgccacaTTGCTTATTGCACACTTATTCCAGTAgctatgtgcgattggttaggcgatgcactctgCTTCGCAaaggcataactccttgctcgggtgttggattttgatgaaattggtatcgttggaaagctaattcagttaaatacaatttgataggtattgggatgaaaaattccatgtatattaagagatattcacttTTGAAGTTggcccttgtagaatcaaatgtcaaactttggatgaatcaattggtcttagctcaactttgttctaggtcattgctataaatattttccacctctaaactactccatagactaggataatgatcatgaaacttttattcatgtgagaatcacttggattagagcttagacgcgcaggaacaACGGTTAGAATTGTAGcatgaaaatacggggtattacacaccacctcacacttaaagcATTGTTTGTCCTTGAACAATTCTTCACTATAAGAGTCATGAGctgaagagactccacacttctactgcATGCAAGACACTctagctagtactacaatgacgaCATAGAATACAAGTTACTACACTAAGTatattatttacacaattgaaagctcatgaatactattccaaaacatactagcctcaagaatttactcacctagttggcaaactcatgatcATCATTTaataaaagacatcatacaagtcacccatattcatcaaacatgtgcccctcacaataagagagttacccataatcactcacgaTTAAGCAATTTggaacatgatgggtacaagaatcaaattacactcactctcagaaagacttcacaagttacacataatgaaccataggcttgcccttagtgtaatgctccactaatagtctaATGtaaaacttaggatcaattaggacttttttgggttgtaatgtaggctaagagacgggtaggaactatttggaaatagtgactaacctctctaagaactttaatacactacattatacaattaaaaccaatctctaacaaccaaattttaattttttttcatctacccataccttttgtttttgtcccatctcttttaagcattttcacaaacacttggtggacacatagtttactactacaagaatcaatttttctctttttttgacaATCATAGCAATGTTTCTAACATTATTTTTGTCACATCAATACACCACACATTAATTATAACACCAATAACAATTACTTTGGGtatcaatttaacctttttctTTAATATCTGAAACCCTTTTCTCAATTcgtttttttcaattaaagcacttaggagtttTTGGAataaattatggtctatcaaaaaaGGTATTAGGCTACttataaggctaccaaagaaaaggctaaaggctcaatgggggtaactaggataatgcataaaGGGTAGCAATTCAAacaattcaacatgcttttacaaacaaacccactcgcatcatgcaatcaaaaatagcaccaacaagaatatctcacttattcctaacctaaatttttttaaattgacccaaaatttgagaattttcccaccccacacttaaaaatttaatttgtccccaaagtggatttaaaagtaaaaatatagaaatactccctgaggcctctaggcctagctagtagcatcttcacacatAAATAGGATCTATGGtaccccacactcaatctttgccatgcttcaagctcaagtttctGGTACTTAGACTTACCATTAACCTGTAACTcaactaaaaacaaaaactacgtgaaataaaaactaaaaaaaaaactgaaaagaaaacatacctaattaacttgggttgcctcccaagaagcgcctaatttagtattgcggcacgacccaactcaactcaaccatatttctTCATCCTTTTAATCTCTTTTGGGAGCCAATTTTTCATTCGTTTCAAACCTCTTTTATCTTTTAACATGTTGAAAATTGGTGGTTTCATATTAGGCCTCTCAACCAGGTAGTCGGAAGAGGTCTTTAGTAGCTTAGGCATCCCACACTCATCCCTTTCCATCACAatgatcatgcataaatctttatataaggGATTTTCAATGGAGGCCTTGTAAACATataataccacctcttcatcatctgcCCTCATCTTAAGtttgccttctctaacatcaatcaaagcACCTCCGATCGCTAAGAATGGACGTCCCAAAATAATTGGTACTTGTTCGCCTGCTACAAAATCAAGAACCAAAAATtcagtaggaataataaatttatcaacCTCTATaaggacatcctcaattatttCTTTCGAATATGCCATGGAACCATCTACTAGCTGCAAAACCATGATGGTCGATCTAGGCTTTACCAAGCCCAATTTTTCAAAcagagataggggcatcaaatttatacttgcccctaaatcactcaatGCATGGACCTCTTTACttccaatttgaatagggatggAAAAATTCCCCtgatattttaatttcttgggAATTTTCTGTGTCATTACCGCACTACACTCTTCAGTAAGTGTTATAGCTCGCACATATTGCAATTTCACCTTCTTCGCCACtatatccctcaagtactttgcatacttaggcatactctgcaGAACATCTAGTAAAGGTAGATTGCTATGCAACTTTTTGAATGTgtcaatgaactttttgaacaatgcatcctccttcgcttttatGTACTTTTGAGGGAAGGGCAGTGGTAGCGTCTTCTTCTTATctggttcaacaactttttccttcaagtacttagactttcttgatttttcagcaacttctTCATCCACCTTTTGGGTCAACATATCAGCATTTATCTCCTTTGTTGCCATgagaggttctccttgaagctctttaccactccacAAAGTGATTACCATGACTTTCTTGGGAATTTTTGTATTAGCTGGCAAACTACCTTGTGGTTTAGTATTTAACGCTTGATGTATCTGCCCAACCTGCAACTCTAAATTTCTTTGCACCACTTTTTGATTCTATAATTCCGCCCTTTGACTGTTCAGATCTGCAATCAATTATGTTTGACCAACTAAGATTTGTTTAAATATCTCTTCTGTGTTACTCGTAGACTCATTCGATTGGGCCTGTGTATGTGGGGCATTCCATGAATGTTTAGGTGGATGAGTTTACCACTTTATGTTATAGGCATTACTATAATTTGGCCCTTaagcattgcctacatacatcacagattCTAAATTTAAAGCACACATGGCCGCTGAATGGCCATTATTTCTGCATACCTCACACCAACTTGCAGATTGTTTGATGGCATTGACTGTAGCTGTAGGTTGTGCTGCTCTCAACTTTATGGTGCTGAATattgtgttgatcaaattttgtaaggcAGAAACCTGTActgataaggctgtgaattggtccacctctaacACACCCGTAATTCTTTTCGTGgtacttctagaatctgaatgccactctggatttccttgtgctatgtgaTTCAACaatgtgtatagctcatcataagttagctccaATGGTTGACCACCTGCGGTTGAATcaagcaaaatctttgtattgtgatccaGAGCttttacaaaagtatgagcaagtacctcaatCAACTGTTGGTGGTATGGACAATCTCGAAGAAGGGCCTTGAAgtattcccaagcatgatatagattttcatcaggcttccgtttgaagctcactatctgaCTGCAAAGTCTCAtagtcttgcctgatggaaagaatgTGATGAGGAACCTTCTAGATAAGTCATCCCATGTTATGATTGAATTGGCCGGCTCCGTATTCAACAAATTTTTAGCTTCCCCAATAAGTAAATAAGGAAACAGTGTCATCCTTACATAATCTAGAGTTACCCCGGTTGGAgtgaatgtatcagtaagctcaataAAGGTCTGCAAGTAGACTTGtagatcctcgtgtgaaagccctgcaaGCTATGCATTACTAATAAGAAGCAACACCATATTGTATTTTAACTCTAAATTTCCCCCAACTAt is from Capsicum annuum cultivar UCD-10X-F1 chromosome 5, UCD10Xv1.1, whole genome shotgun sequence and encodes:
- the LOC107871977 gene encoding uncharacterized protein LOC107871977 yields the protein MVITLWSGKELQGEPLMATKEINADMLTQKEKVVEPDKKKTLPLPFPQKYIKAKEDALFKKFIDTFKKLHSNLPLLDVLQSMPKYAKYLRDIVAKKVKLQYVRAITLTEECSAVMTQKIPKKLKYQGNFSIPIQIGSKEVHALSDLGASINLMPLSLFEKLGLVKPRSTIMVLQLVDGSMAYSKEIIEDVLIEVDKFIIPTEFLVLDFVAGEQVPIILGRPFLAIGGALIDVREGKLKMRADDEEVVLYVYKASIENPLYKDLCMIIVMERDECGMPKLLKTSSDYLVERPNMKPPIFNMLKDKRGLKRMKNWLPKEIKRMKKYG